A stretch of Dasypus novemcinctus isolate mDasNov1 chromosome 14, mDasNov1.1.hap2, whole genome shotgun sequence DNA encodes these proteins:
- the EBAG9 gene encoding receptor-binding cancer antigen expressed on SiSo cells isoform X2, with translation MAITQFRLFKVCTCLATVFSFLKRLICRSGRGRKLSGDQITLPTTVDYSSVPKQTDVEEWTSWDEDAPTSVKIEGGNGNVAVQQNALEQLEPDYFKDMTPTIRKTQKIVIKKREPLNFGVPDGSTGFSSRLAATQDMPFIHQSPELGDLDTWQENTNAWEEEEDAAWQAEEVLRQQKIADREKRAAEQQRKKMEKEAQRLMKKEQNKIGVKLS, from the exons ATGGCCATCACTCAGTTCCGGTTATTTAAAGTTTGTACCTGCCTAGCAACAGTATTCTCATTCCTAAAGAGATTAATATGCAG ATCTGGCAGAGGACGGAAATTAAGTGGAGACCAAATAACTTTGCCAACGACAGTTGATTATTCATCGGTTCCTAAgcag ACAGATGTTGAAGAGTGGACTTCCTGGGATGAAGATGCACCCACAAGTGTAAAGATTGAAGGAGGGAATGGGAATGTGGCAGTACAACAAAATGCTTTGGAACAGTTGGAACCCGACTATTTTAAGGACATGACACCAACTATAAGAAAGACTCAAAAA ATTGTTATTAAGAAGAGAGAACCATTAAATTTTGGCGTTCCAGATGGAAGCACAGGTTTCTCTAGTAGATTAGCAGCTACACAAGATATGCCTTTTATTCATCAATCT cCTGAATTAGGTGACTTAGATACCTGGCAAGAAAATACCAATGCatgggaggaagaagaggatgCAGCCTGGCAAGCAGAAGAAGTTCTGAG GCAGCAGAAAATAgcagacagagaaaagagagcAGCAGAACAACAACggaagaaaatggagaaggaagCACAGCGGTtaatgaagaaagaacaaaacaaaattggtGTGAAACTTTCATAA
- the EBAG9 gene encoding receptor-binding cancer antigen expressed on SiSo cells isoform X1: MSFFSSEQWVLSPTMAITQFRLFKVCTCLATVFSFLKRLICRSGRGRKLSGDQITLPTTVDYSSVPKQTDVEEWTSWDEDAPTSVKIEGGNGNVAVQQNALEQLEPDYFKDMTPTIRKTQKIVIKKREPLNFGVPDGSTGFSSRLAATQDMPFIHQSPELGDLDTWQENTNAWEEEEDAAWQAEEVLRQQKIADREKRAAEQQRKKMEKEAQRLMKKEQNKIGVKLS; the protein is encoded by the exons ATGTCGTTTTTCTCATCTGAGCAGTGg GTTTTGAGTCCCACCATGGCCATCACTCAGTTCCGGTTATTTAAAGTTTGTACCTGCCTAGCAACAGTATTCTCATTCCTAAAGAGATTAATATGCAG ATCTGGCAGAGGACGGAAATTAAGTGGAGACCAAATAACTTTGCCAACGACAGTTGATTATTCATCGGTTCCTAAgcag ACAGATGTTGAAGAGTGGACTTCCTGGGATGAAGATGCACCCACAAGTGTAAAGATTGAAGGAGGGAATGGGAATGTGGCAGTACAACAAAATGCTTTGGAACAGTTGGAACCCGACTATTTTAAGGACATGACACCAACTATAAGAAAGACTCAAAAA ATTGTTATTAAGAAGAGAGAACCATTAAATTTTGGCGTTCCAGATGGAAGCACAGGTTTCTCTAGTAGATTAGCAGCTACACAAGATATGCCTTTTATTCATCAATCT cCTGAATTAGGTGACTTAGATACCTGGCAAGAAAATACCAATGCatgggaggaagaagaggatgCAGCCTGGCAAGCAGAAGAAGTTCTGAG GCAGCAGAAAATAgcagacagagaaaagagagcAGCAGAACAACAACggaagaaaatggagaaggaagCACAGCGGTtaatgaagaaagaacaaaacaaaattggtGTGAAACTTTCATAA